The Cloeon dipterum chromosome X, ieCloDipt1.1, whole genome shotgun sequence genome includes a window with the following:
- the Ctl2 gene encoding choline transporter-like 2 isoform X4 gives MGRKVSPSGGLSPAFAAKLRCQDANFYPCVYGSRKAYKNNKYLGKKWSGSPLKHSPDFHGPLKSRSCTDVLCFLLFLVFIGGWVVIATLAYKTGDPERLIYPTDSLGRRCGVDDLVKDKPHLFFFDLTKCASPTVLVTGCPTPQVCVNKCPDTDFAASYYLIKKDLAGLKKHLICKYEIDVSSINSLQKAQEHIDRNECASWYIQSKPLLGRCVGDKVLYLVSDDLSKSYNLTMEDFDQIDINTLNSFGAGFTKVGEMLLQDLTGSWHLVLLGLVEAMVLCLFYIFIMRFLAEPMVWLSLFGSIILLSFFIYTCYERYTTLASLSMSKLPDPSLGDIFTGNFKAYLAVRETWLVMGIIAIVVLVIVLLITLALRNRLRIAIALIREASKAVGSTMSTMVFPVVPWLLQLGVLTFGVSVMVYLASSGYPVYRVNGMSSGDCVCSSPDFQDGYECSMDMFKKMCKDKSGGECLKASCSFYAYRSDTRIKWFHFYNIVGLFWGLFFISAFGEMVLAGTFASWYWTFKKENVPYFTVTNAFFRTIRYHMGTLAFGSLVITICRLIRLVLEWVDHKLKKYQDNSFARGILCCCRCCFWCLEKFLRFLNRNAYIMCAVHGKNFCNSAKDAFFLLMRNVVRVVVLDKVTDFLLGLGKLLIVCAMGAQWFYILSRRVTYFNESVPELNYYMVPVFIIVIGSYFIASVFFNVYAMAVDTLFLCFLEDNERNDGSAEKPYFMPAKLLRILSKKNKLE, from the exons ATGGGGCGCAAGGTGTCCCCGTCGGGGGGCCTCAGTCCGGCTTTCGCGGCCAAGCTCAGGTGTCAGGACGCCAATTTTTACCCGTGCGTTTATGGGTCGCGAAAGGCttacaaaaacaacaaatacCTCGGAAAAAAATGGTCTG GCTCGCCTCTAAAGCATTCTCCAGATTTCCACGGTCCTTTAAAGAGCCGCTCATGCACCGATGTTCTGTGCTTCTTACTGTTCTTGGTGTTCATTGGGGGCTGGGTCGTAATCGCCACTTTGg CCTACAAGACCGGTGACCCTGAGCGACTGATCTACCCCACCGACTCCCTGGGCAGGAGATGCGGTGTGGATGACCTGGTCAAGGACAAACCTCACCTCTTTTTTTTCGACCTTACAAAATGCGCGTCGCCGACCGTCTTGGTGACTGGCTGTCCCACGCCACAG GTGTGCGTCAATAAGTGCCCTGACACAGACTTTGCTGCAAGTTATTACTTGATCAAGAAGGACCTGGCAGGGCTGAAGAAGCATCTGATTTGCAAATACGAGATTGACGTGTCCAGCATCAATTCCTTACAAAAGGCACAGGAACACATTGACCGCAACGAGTGCGCCTCTTGGTACATCCAAAGCAAACCAC TCTTGGGTAGGTGTGTTGGGGATAAAGTGTTGTACCTGGTCAGCGATGACCTCTCCAAATCGTACAACCTCACGATGGAGGACTTTGATCAGATCGATATTAACACCCTGAACTCTTTTGGCGCCGGTTTCACAAAG GTCGGCGAGATGCTGCTGCAAGACTTGACAGGCTCGTGGCACTTGGTTTTGCTCGGTTTAGTCGAGGCCATGGTTTTGTGCCTCTTCTACATCTTCATCATGCGGTTCCTGGCCGAGCCCATGGTTTGGTTGTCCCTGTTTGGCTCCATCATTTTGCTTTCCTTCT TCATCTACACGTGCTATGAGCGGTACACAACGCTGGCGTCGCTGTCGATGTCTAAGCTGCCGGACCCAAGCCTGGGTGACATCTTCACTGGCAACTTCAAAGCGTACCTGGCCGTGCGGGAGACGTGGCTCGTGATGGGCATCATCGCCATCGTCGTGCTGGTGATTGTGCTGCTGATCACCCTTGCGCTGCGCAACCGACTCCGCATCGCCATCGCGTTGATCCGCGAGGCGAGCAAGGCCGTCGGCTCCACGATGAGCACCATGGTGTTCCCGGTGGTGCCGTGGCTGCTGCAGCTCGGCGTGCTGACCTTTGGCGTCAGCGTCATGGTCTACCTTGCTTCCTCCGGCTACCCTGTCTACCGCGTCAACGGTATGAGCAGCGGCGACTGCGTCTGCTCTTCGCCAGACTTCCag gATGGCTACGAGTGCAGTATGGATATGTTCAAGAAAATGTGCAAAGACAAGTCCGGCGGTGAGTGCCTGAAGGCTTCCTGCTCTTTCTACGCGTATCGCAGTGACACCAGGATCAAGTGGTTCCACTTTTACAACATCGTCGGGCTCTTCTGGGGTCTCTTCTTCATTTCCGCTTTTGGAGAAATGGTTTTAGCAG GAACGTTCGCGTCGTGGTACTGGACTTTCAAGAAGGAAAACGTCCCCTACTTTACAGTTACCAACGCCTTCTTCAGAACCATCAG gTACCACATGGGCACGTTGGCATTCGGCTCGCTGGTGATCACGATCTGCCGGTTGATCAGGCTCGTCCTCGAGTGGGTGGACCATAAGCTGAAGAAGTACCAGGACAACAGCTTCGCGCGCGGCATActgtgctgctgccgctgctgcttctggTGTCTGGAGAAGTTTTTGCGTTTCCTCAACCGGAATGCGTACATCATGTGCGCCGTGCATGGCAAGAACTTCTGCAACTCGGCCAAGGACGCTTTCTTCCTTCTCATGAGGAACGTTGTCAGGGTCGTCGTCCTCGACAAA GTGACAGACTTTTTGCTCGGTCTTGGCAAGCTGCTGATCGTGTGTGCGATGGGGGCGCAGTGGTTCTACATCCTGAGCAGGCGCGTGACCTACTTCAACGAGAGCGTGCCTGAGCTCAACTACTACATGGTGCCAGTTTTCATCATCGTGATCGGCTCGTACTTCATTGCCTCCGTTTTCTTCAACGTGTACGCCATGGCAGTGGACACTCTCTTCCTCTGCTTCC TTGAGGACAATGAGCGAAACGACGGATCTGCCGAGAAGCCATACTTCATGCCGGCAAAGCTCTTGAGAATTCTTagcaagaaaaacaaacttgAGTAG